From the Tribolium castaneum strain GA2 chromosome 2, icTriCast1.1, whole genome shotgun sequence genome, one window contains:
- the LOC103314993 gene encoding putative ankyrin repeat protein RF_0381, with translation MYIRGKNHRPTDTEEKQLSAAIRENDLNKVRHIIVTGYDLNCQNVFYTPLIVAIKHKNLDMVKLLLDSGANVNIENIYGFVPLCAAVSIYCPTEIIKVLISYGANVNQIGVDISNNLVQIGKKLTPLSWAIVKNSKQVAQLLLENGADINGRNHDGTTALTLSQKHNCLELLKTSSHHAQSLAHVANVEKLNQHRTPSDLLINYKPHPVVEQTYISKNLEGCTPLTAAIVSGKLDDAKALLEEEVDSCKADSNKQTPLLAAVRCENLEAVKLLLNYKANLTIPTAFLEAINLKCLEIVKYLLEKGANVNKKYRDGCTPLIKAIENESLKIVKELLNSGAEVNLANSEGMTPLALAANKRSILIVDLLVETGADINLARQELEEFAKDDEDFDTYYKNLKEKREKRDFRYGAHEAAD, from the exons atgtATATTAGGGGGAAAAATCATAGACCGACCGACACAGAAgaaaag CAATTATCTGCGGCAATACGTGAAAATGATCTGAACAAGGTCAGACACATTATCGTCACAGGATATGATCTAAATTGTCAAAACGTCTTTTACACGCCACTAATTGTTGCCATTAAGCATAAAAATTTGGATATGGTTAAACTATTATTGGATAGCGGCGCCAATGTTAATATTGAAAACATCTATGGTTTTGTACCATTATGTGCAGCCGTTTCCATTTACTGTCCAACAGAAATTATCAAAGTATTGATAAGTTATGGAGCAAATGTAAACCAAATTGGAGTAGACATTTCGAACAATCTAGTGCAAATAGGAAAAAAACTTACTCCACTTTCATGGGCAATAGTGAAAAATAGTAAGCAAGTGGCTCAGTTATTGTTAGAAAATGGCGCAGACATCAATGGAAGAAATCACGATGGGACAACCGCTCTCACACTTTCACAAAAACACAACTGTTTAGAACTCTTAAAAACAAGTTCACATCACGCTCAATCGCTGGCACATGTTGCAAATGtcgaaaaattaaatcaacatAGAACACCTTCTgatttattgataaattacAAACCGCATCCAGTTGTTGAACAAACATACATCTCAAAAAATCTAGAGGGTTGTACACCTTTAACAGCAGCCATTGTGTCCGGAAAACTAGACGACGCCAAAGCGCTTTTAGAAGAAGAAGTAGATTCTTGCAAGGCAGATTCCAACAAACAAACTCCTCTTCTTGCAGCAGTGCGTTGTGAAAATCTCGAAGCTGTGAAACTTTTGCTaaattataaagcaaatttaacGATTCCGACTGCTTTTCTCGAAGCTATTAACTTGAAGTGTTTGGagattgttaaatatttgttaGAAAAAGGAGCCAATGTCAATAAAAAGTACCGCGACGGTTGCACACCTCTGATCAAAGCTATAGAAAatgaaagtttaaaaattgtgaaagaGCTTTTAAACAGTGGTGCTGAGGTGAACTTGGCCAACAGCGAAGGAATGACTCCTTTGGCACTAGCAGCAAATAAAAGAAGTATTCTGATTGTGGATCTTTTAGTCGAGACAGGAGCTGATATTAATTTGGCACGACAAGAACTTGAAGAATTTGCAAAAGATGATGAAGATTTTGACACCTATTACAAAAACTTGAAAGAGAAAAGAGAGAAAAGAG aTTTTCGTTACGGAGCTCACGAAGCTGCGGACTAG